One genomic segment of Pandoraea thiooxydans includes these proteins:
- a CDS encoding energy transducer TonB encodes MSSLPLPPRRRRTSRTRTVSPRAIRVFVIVALLHASALLLLRHLPPPAPATVTPQVITATLLPMAPRPAPASPSANAPAPAKPSARPKPAPKAVRTKRAEPATKPAPSSPAPQAAPAPRQATEAEGAVSAPGAAVPGPSRPAAPIEAPASSAPVEGLKVSCAGSPPVYPRQAASLGEEGTVRLRLIIDKDGTIEQAKVIASSGSARLDQAARDAALAMHCEPPRSNGEPVKAAAIKPYTFRLDSLDN; translated from the coding sequence ATGTCGAGTCTGCCGCTGCCGCCCCGGCGCAGGCGTACGTCCCGCACGCGGACGGTATCGCCGCGCGCCATCCGGGTTTTCGTGATCGTCGCCTTGCTGCACGCCAGCGCGCTGCTATTGCTGCGCCATTTGCCGCCTCCCGCGCCGGCGACAGTCACGCCGCAAGTGATCACGGCAACGCTGTTGCCGATGGCCCCGCGACCCGCACCAGCCTCCCCCTCGGCCAACGCGCCGGCGCCCGCCAAGCCATCGGCACGGCCCAAGCCGGCGCCCAAGGCGGTGCGCACCAAACGCGCGGAACCGGCGACCAAGCCCGCGCCATCGTCGCCGGCGCCCCAGGCCGCGCCGGCCCCGCGCCAGGCCACTGAAGCCGAGGGAGCCGTGTCGGCGCCGGGCGCCGCGGTGCCCGGACCGAGCCGCCCGGCAGCGCCAATCGAGGCGCCCGCGTCGAGTGCGCCGGTCGAGGGGCTGAAGGTCAGCTGCGCGGGCAGCCCGCCGGTTTATCCGCGACAGGCGGCCAGCCTGGGGGAGGAAGGCACCGTCCGGCTGCGTCTGATCATCGACAAGGACGGCACGATAGAACAAGCGAAGGTGATCGCATCGAGCGGGTCGGCGCGCCTGGATCAGGCCGCCCGGGACGCCGCGCTGGCGATGCATTGCGAACCGCCGCGCAGCAACGGTGAGCCGGTCAAGGCAGCTGCCATCAAGCCCTACACGTTCCGTCTGGATAGTCTGGATAATTGA
- the murI gene encoding glutamate racemase, translated as MSRSDVIGIFDSGLGGLSVLRAIRALAPQESLIYCADSRYAPYGERSDAFIAERSEAIGQWLCDQHAKALVVACNTATAHAISAFRTRFTLPAIGVEPGVKPAALASRSGVVGVLATAATLRSAKFQRLLTEFSDRCRFVCRAGHGLVERIEMGDLDSPEVEALLHQYLDPMLAAGADTLVLGSTHYPFLAPAIRRIAGDGLTLIDTGEAIARQLLRQLDQHDLRQPAGTTGTVRLCTTADAALLQRVAHQWLQLDATAEAIEIPLPALNQ; from the coding sequence ATGTCTCGCTCCGACGTCATCGGCATCTTTGATTCCGGCCTCGGCGGTTTATCCGTGTTGCGCGCCATCCGCGCGCTGGCCCCGCAGGAATCGCTGATCTACTGCGCCGATTCCCGCTATGCGCCATACGGCGAGCGCAGCGACGCCTTCATTGCCGAGCGCAGCGAGGCAATCGGCCAATGGCTGTGCGATCAGCACGCCAAGGCGCTGGTGGTGGCATGCAATACCGCAACCGCCCATGCGATCAGCGCGTTCCGCACCCGCTTCACGCTGCCGGCCATCGGGGTCGAGCCGGGCGTCAAGCCCGCCGCCCTCGCCTCACGCAGCGGCGTGGTCGGCGTGCTGGCCACGGCAGCGACCTTGCGCAGCGCCAAATTCCAGCGCCTGCTCACCGAATTCAGCGATCGCTGCCGTTTTGTCTGCCGCGCCGGCCACGGCCTGGTGGAGCGAATCGAAATGGGCGACCTGGACTCCCCCGAAGTCGAGGCGCTGCTGCACCAATATCTCGACCCCATGCTCGCCGCCGGCGCCGACACGCTGGTGCTGGGCAGCACGCACTACCCCTTCCTGGCACCCGCCATTCGCCGCATTGCCGGCGACGGCCTGACGCTGATCGACACCGGCGAGGCGATTGCCCGCCAATTGCTGCGCCAGCTCGACCAGCACGACCTGCGCCAGCCCGCCGGCACAACCGGCACCGTTCGGCTGTGCACCACGGCCGACGCCGCGTTGCTGCAACGCGTGGCGCATCAATGGCTGCAGCTCGATGCAACGGCCGAAGCCATCGAAATCCCCTTGCCTGCGCTGAATCAATAA
- a CDS encoding (2Fe-2S)-binding protein: MIVCVCKSVSDRQIKACVDAGATSLEELQVDLGVALCCGKCEDYVREMLDGAPCGTACTGCPASQAVATQRAESREATLVA; the protein is encoded by the coding sequence ATGATTGTCTGCGTTTGCAAATCCGTCTCGGACCGCCAGATCAAAGCCTGTGTGGACGCCGGCGCCACGTCGCTGGAAGAACTCCAGGTCGATCTGGGCGTGGCGCTATGCTGCGGCAAATGTGAGGACTACGTGCGCGAAATGCTCGACGGCGCCCCTTGCGGCACCGCCTGCACGGGTTGCCCCGCGAGTCAGGCGGTCGCGACGCAGCGCGCCGAGTCGCGCGAAGCGACGCTGGTCGCCTGA